The Dreissena polymorpha isolate Duluth1 chromosome 9, UMN_Dpol_1.0, whole genome shotgun sequence genome contains the following window.
ATTTTGCACATTAGTAATGTAGTAATCCATTTTGATTTTCCATGTTGTGAAATTCACTAAGACGGGTTCCGGCTaaaatcatgaaatattttaaatatgtcattGCTTGATGCTTTTGTTTTTGCCTCAGTAATAATATCAAGAAAATCAGGAATGTACCATTTTTTGTCAAGACATTATCTTTACTTAAAGttgttaagaaataatttattttacaatattttctcTCAAACTTTTTATGTcacttaaaatttaaatgcaGGTTTATTTCACGTTTTTTGTAATTTGATGTTGTGGTTTTATCTTTATatgcttatttatatatttctgttttgctaaaattataaatacatgtatgtatttcttcataatattaaaaaaaacaaaaaacaacaaacacaataaacaggaacaacattatttgttgaagttatattttaaattgttttatatcaaGAAGTTATTGCAATAACAAGGCAAACAATTTCTTTAGCCCTCTTACAGACAGCTGGATGTAGGTGTCTTAATGGTCGAGTGTTTGTGCCCGAGTGTGTTGTTCTGAGTTTGTTCCAACTGTAACTGCCAATCATCTTTCACTTTGAAACTAACTGACCACATATAACCACCATGAAGACTTATTATAGAGGAGACAGCGTGTTGCGTGTAAGAGGTCAAGTTCATACAGAAGTCGCGGTCATACAGAGGTCAAGGTTATAAAGAGGTCGTTTTATGTTTGACGTTTAACTGCATGTCCTATCTGTAACTTCAGCATTCATCATGCAATTCTGAAATAATTTTTTACTATTCTTCACATTGTGGAGACAGCTTGTCAGTAATATAAGtttctatacatatacatgtCACACTTGAAGGCCAAAGGATAATATTGGCCATAAATCATTTTGTACAGACTTTAactttcattcattcattcatcattcatcgttttattataaaaacattaaccACAAATTGTTTACCATTTTTCTTCCTAGCTTCAAAGTCAAGAATACACTGGTAAGTCAAAAGTAAAGTTTAAGGTTTACTCGGCTTGTTCAGACACCAACATCGTCAGTCATGATTTTAAAGTTACTTACGACAAATATTCACCATGATGTGCAGATGGCTTGTCACCTGTACAACCTCTCCCTAGCTCAAAGACAAAGGTCAAGCTTAGAGGTAAAATGTACAATATTTgcttcataatttttttttcctgGACTGTAATTTCATTATGAGTTTAAAAAGAAATAACCACAAATGTGGAACTGACAACTCCCTTTGGGGACTACTTACGGCTAAAAGCCATACCTGTTTATGATGCAGCTATGATTATAACAGGCATTATCGAATATAGACTCAACATGTTGCTAATGGGCATCTAAATAGTATATCTTTAAAACAGGACATACATTTCTTTAGAAGATATGTTAAGTCTGAGATTAGAAAAAAAACTGAATTACATTTTCATCAGAAACAATATATCTTCAAGTGCCCTTGCCACATGCACACTGTTTACAATTGATAGATTTGCAATGTGTCTAGATTTTCCATTGTTATTGAAATACAGTTTTGTCATTATTTATCTATAAAATTAAGACCAATATTGGacgatgctttaaaatatcagAATATAGATATATTAACTGACATTGTTAGATAAGATTCTTCACATgtttatttgtcatttaaaatgACAGCAATACAAATATCAATGTTTAATGTACCTGTGTACCGACATACACTGAACTCGTTATCAACTTATCCAAAGCGTATAAATAGAAGTATAGTTTAAATAGTATCTTTCATAATTCATTAGATGATGCAATTAGTTTGCTATACTATTTCAGCCATATTTGTTCACACGATGGTAACATACAGATATAAAACTTTACCTAAATCATGTCAAAAAGCAATGTgtatataatgttgttcaataatgtatttatgtttttaatattaatttatatatttgtttttagaaTATAAACTACTATTGTTTTTGCGAAATGACTTTAGATGAGTAATacaaaaatgataacttttgttgttgtttttcatatttgttattGTTGCATAATCAAAGACAGCAGTTCACGtgttttcaatatacgtgtactGTATTATTGATATTCACATGGAAGCAAACCTTTTATTTTATCATAAAGCATGTTATAACTTAATACTGATATTGTTGAAAGTGCAAAAGGcattacaaatgaaaataatttgctttcagaacgtcaaaaagggacatgttattgttattatgtctaagttatctctatcagactataacataaataggatgataaacagtgcacacattTAACCCGAAATGCATTGCGTATTAGACTCAACGATATTTGCGATGAACTTGTAAAAACTCGGTCAACCGGTTATGAAATGTATGACAAATGCATAAATAACGTAAGGAGGAATGGCGACCACAATGCGTCTGATGCAAGATAAAAGCTCGTCTAACGCCTCATACGCGGACCCAAGGAGTCGTGATAGTCGGGTCAATATACATTTTGACCCACAAACAATTGCtgcttaagttttttttaaactgatcCTGGTAGGTTAGAAGGTACTTAATAGCATATcaggtttatatatatatatatatatatatatatatatatatatatatatatatatatatatatatatatatatatatatatatatttatttttatatatatatatatatatatatataagagatgtgcatattatcagccggttctcgtcggatgatttttcacagagttatggccctttgaaattttccattaactgtacatatagtgcaattcttgtccgggctatttctcagcaactaatgaccggaattcaatgataCTTTATGGgcagcttcacttccaagaggaggtgtgcatattatcagccagttctggtcggatgatttttcacagagttatggccctttgaaattttccatgaactgtacatatagtgcaattcttgtccgggttatttctcagcaactaatgactgaaattcaatgaaactttatgggaagcttcactaccaagagatgtgcatattatcagccggttctcgttggatgatttttcacagaggtatggccctttgaaattttccattgtacatatagtgcaattcttgtccgagctatttctcagcaacttattacgggaattcaatgaaactttatgggaagcttccaacaggagatgtgcatattataagccggttatggtcggatgatttttcacagagttatggccctttgaaattttctataaactgtacataaagtgcaattcttgtccgggctatttctccccaactactgactggaattcaatgaagctttatgggaagcttaactaccttgaggagatgcgcatgttatttgtgggttctggttagatgatttatttagagagttatggccctttgaaatattcaagttgctaaaccatccatcgttttattttgtccaaagttatgcccctcaagacgtttcattttatctgaatatatagtgcaatattgtgacaataaaaaaacctttggggagcatcacccgtctccgacggtttcttgttttcaagatggccgcaaaaaccttctaatgatcataactatgtaattatCTATACAAAGTTGATGATTTTTGTGTTATACATAGGTTGCATGGGTCAAAGAACACACTTAGATCATCAGACATAGTGTAAATGTATTAAATTACACAGGAGCCTAACATGGCGTCCAAAAATTGAATAATAATGAAATCTAATTTATGACATTCAGGTGTCCACGATCAGCGTATATAAATCACCTTTGTAAATAACATGTTTCTCAAAGCGTTAAATTATCGATGGCGTCATCCGTTCTGACCTCTTGTGAATTATTTGGATTTTCACAGTTTTCAGCTTGACAAAGCCACATACAGCAGTGCAGGGAAGTCCATAGCGTATGCAGCTGCATCGATAGGATTAACATTCTAAGGAACAGTTGCAATGGATGATTTTCAATAGTTCTTCAGgtgcaaaattgttttaagtcaTGATTGGAATTAACTGGTCATTGTCAGGTTTCTGTCGGTTTTATATGATTGGCAATCCCAATCCATACCGTGATTTGATAGTATACGCTTTGGCTATGGAATACCGTTGCATGTGATGTTGGTGGATGTCGCAGCAGCCACTTTCTTTGTGGAAATGCTATAGCGCAGTAATTGTAAGGAATCAATGGGCTTGCCACCAAACAGATCCACCATCAAGCAGTTGCCAAAATTTGATATTTCCTCTTGAGACTTGTTTGGAAGGAGAAATGGACTAGCTCATGACTTAATGATACGGGCAGGTTTTATTATTTTCCGAAAGACTGCTTTTTTCCGATGCCTAAAATCCTTGAAGTTGAATCACGGCCGGAGCAAGCATAAACAATTAGAAACTCATTGCACACTTGGTATCCTAAAGTTCTTTAAAAAACTTAATAGTATATACTTAATGTGTCTGTGACTCTTTGTTTACACCAGAGCAATGTAGGAGCAAGATGAGCAAATTTGTATCTTCGCCTAACATTTTGGTGCTGTGACGGGATCATTCAACTTTTGATTTACAATATCAACCTCTGCATCCCCTGGTGACAGAACACAATTACAACCCTTTTTAATCAGACCTGTGCtaatcagagcaatcatgccttCCTTGTTTTTGTCACGAGACAAACATACTCTTTTTGCATAATCATTCTTTTTGTTTGAAACTCACAAAGGGTTCACATTTTTCATTGCCTCTGGTCTTTGCTGTCTTTGATGAAAGGGCCGTCTTCGTAACAATGGAACACCACTGTCCCTTGTCCGTAATGCAATACagtgaagtttgcacaaaagtcggctattgcgttatatgtgTGGCCCTTTTTCCATGTCAAACGATTGAGCAAAGAGCCACCATCAAGGACGTTACAATCTGTTTAATTAATACAATTAAGCACATCCTCACTTATTAGGCCTGTAGCATGATCTCTATTTTCCTGAGCGATCTGATGCTTTGCTTGTCTGCTTTACGAAGTATGATATTAGCTTCAAAGTGGGCAGGAGGATGGGAGCTTAGTTCATACGACAGTATGTCTTCAAGGGAAAGGTCTACATATTTTGACACTGCTAGGAAACGTTGGAACAAAAGGGCAGATTCAGAAGCACGATCAAAAGCAATCTTAACAGTTGAGCTTTCTCCAAGAGTTGTTTCTTTTCTTTTGAATTTAAAAAGCAAAGACCGACTTttctatgatatctcttatgatcttGTTACCAACCGTCTCAAATGCATGAACTTTAACATCTGACTCAGCCACTGTCATTGGCATTTTTTCTCATTGCAGTATCTGCTGTGTAGGGTAAGCAGATTGTAATCTTCGCCTGTATTTTCTCGAGATCAGAAGCATCCTTTTTGATGCGCGTCTAAGTGGAGTCTGTGTGCTGTTGACTTCTAGTATAGGCCAGGTCTGTGAAATCTTGCATCGAACTGTTGTTTGCATTTCCTCGGTCATCCAACTGCCGATTGTAAGACCACATGTGTTCTTTAGAGAcctcatcaatgtttgctcaatgacaagatTACTGCTTAGCCCAGCCCAGCGCTGATTGCTCCTACGAACCACGTGAAAACCACCaacgaactttcgataaacgtcgaTGCGTTTCCTCTGGGTCGCTCATTTGATGCAGATACtaatatttttgtgtttgtttttttctttttatcgagtgcaccgggattgtctcccatatggtcatcgcccccagaaagacgtgtaagttggttacgggggatagtgcaagatacaggagacaccccgttccagaggtgaccctgggtcttttagtgcccggtgtatagcacctagtacactgcacctcggtttaaagTCTCATGCGatagacgagttagtaggttaggtgcagcgggggatcgaaccagcgatctctggattgtgacgATACTAATAAGCAGTTCGCAGGTAATTTATATGCCCGGCCGCAGTAAAGATGGATAAACGATCGGATACTGCCTATGAATGCATCAACCAACAACCAGTACTAGCCAGATTGATCAACATTCTTGCCATGCTAACCATCTGCTTATTATTCAGTCGTAATTCGATTGTCTTTGAGGTCTTGGCTCGCTCATGTTTCTGCTTCTTCTCTCTGTAGCcgtctcgagtttgatcaaacTCTCAGAACATGTAGCATCTCCTTACGTGGTTATTCCCTTAGGAAGGAAAGAGTTCAATTCATAGGCTTGATCCGGCAGTGTCTAAATCATGGTATCTTACTGAGTCATTTCGGCTATAATCTGGCTGTGTAGGCTCTTGTCAACAAGAAAATGGCCAAGCAAACCCCTCTGGACAGCTTTCctgtcacaatgtgcacaattgcatttcCCCAAACACAGtctcaataatgtttttttagacCGGTTACTTCAATGGCCCTCAGCAACGTCATAAGTGTATGAAACCACCCCAACAATCAACACCCTTTCAATTCTCTATGTCCTACTTGTAAATTGGACACAAACCTTGTCCGGCTGTGTTAGCActcattattaaatgcatttttaacggAAATGAATATGCTGTTATACGTTTGACCCGTATCGACTTCATTTTTCATTTGTTCTTTTTAAATGGGTAGTTATGATAAACAGAAACATGGGTTACTGCcttatctttttgtaatatatcaggttcGGCACGAATTAAATAACAGTACTGCAAGCCTCGCCTTTATATTGgttttctaagccttgcctgatatattacaaaaagatcagacagtaacctgttatactCTATATATGTACGTTATTCGGAATGTGATAATAATTACAACATGAACGTTATGTAGCCATTACCAATGAATAATCTTGCAACTAAGACCACATCCTTCTGTTCAGTGGTGTCCTTCTGATAATGAGATGACACataaaaatgcgaaataaaacataaaatatctcGTTCTAATGCTGAATGAaatttatgtgtatatttatattgaaaaatcgGGAAAACACTTATGCATAGCagtatacataaatataaaattgataacAATTATGGAGCTGTGCAATATCTTATGATGCTAATCTGCATTGTACACATTGAGCGTCGCGACATGTGGTGTAAGTCAGCGTAATGtttagttattttttatataaaatataggtTGCAATGACAACATTTCGTTGCATTACATCTACATACAAAAATGTAATTTTCTATAAAGTTTGctgtaaaacacataaaaaagaatcagaattaaaataatcaatattttGCTTTTCAATATTGCCTTCACAGACTAGGACTGTGTAAAGTTCATAGCCTAACAATATTGGCAATGTCGACCTACATATTTTGACACCCGGGGATCCTCTTTAGTTTGTTCCAGTACGGGATCGTTCGGGGGTTGTGACAGCCATTAGGTCCCCCGTTGTGCTCCCTCGCGTACCCCTCGCACGTAGCTGGGCAGCGATAGTAGCTGGCGTAGCGCCGCATGTAGTTCTGCACGCACTGAGATGAGCATTGGATGTCGTCTGCGCATGACTTCCAGTCTGTAAAAGCAGGAGCATGTTAACCAAGAAACCGtccgagacgggtgatgctccccaaagttttttttgtcacaatattgcactatatattcagataaaaggaaacgtcttgagggcacagtagttgggggggggggcaatattttttttatagaaaatttcaaagggccataactctaagaaaaaccatccgaccagaaccccctgataatatgcaaatctcctcttggtagtgaagcttcccataatgttTCATTGGATCTCGgtcagttgctgagaaatagcccggacaagaattgcactatatgtacagttaatgggaaatttcaaagggccataactctgtgaaaaatcgtccgaccagaacccgctgataatatggacatcttctcttggtagtgaagcttcccataaagtttcattgaattccggtcattagttgctgagaaataccccacacaagaattgcactatatgtacagttaatggaaaatttcaaagggccataactctgtgaaaaatcatccgaccagagccCGCTGATTATAtgtacatctcctcttggtagtgaagccggtcattagttgctgagaaatagcccggacaaaaattgtgcacggacggccgcacacacacacgcacggacagacgaagcggcgactatatgctccccgaaaaataaattttgggggagcataaaaactcaAAGCCGATATCATGACGTCGTAGTCACCCCAATTCGCTGTAATTCGCAAAGCATCTTGGTCGGTGTGATATAAGcatattaaaagaaaagttatatgtttatttataggtcatataattaaaaaaaactacggAACATTTACCGTTTTTGCTATTACAATAGCGTTctgattttaaaatcagtttgcTAGCATATGCCCTTATATGTGGACTTAACCAGAAGTATAGTGCGTTCTATTACAACAAGTTTAAAtaagttttgtatttattgttagCGAACATGATTACCTTCAATATTGAAGGACCTTTCGACAAACAATTGAACTATATCCGTTCTGTCAAGTGCAGTATGTGTTAACCCCGTTCTATAAAATCTATATCTATTTAGAACTTGAAATTGCATATAGAGTGAATATTAACAAGCTGTTAAGTTTTATTCACCCTAGAATGAAATGGTGTTAAttgcattaatgtttttttctgtgaTTTTTATCGTTCTGGCGAATAAATAGTGATTAAAGATGGAACTTTATGCCAGTATTTTAGGCATTATTTCATTTATCTACTTTATGTCCTTCCACtttgtaaaataacatttacgCATAATATATAAACTTAACTTATTATAGACGTTACCATATCCGATCAAAcaaccgaaacctccagcacccgatTTCAAAGACAACAAGGCAGCAAACCAAAACGACCAAAAAAAAACGCCGAAAAGATCATTATGACATGTGTCGTTCTTTAGTGTTGATGGATGTGAAGGGCTTTCAAACCCGCCGAACGGCCAGAGCAAAAACTCATATAGCCTACAAGCAATACAAATGGATCATATAAGAAGCAATGTAGAGTGGGATGCccatcaacccccccccccacgcaCATATTGGCGAGGAACATAAAAGACATTGGCCGGAAGAATTACaagatatttttttatgttttccttacGGCGGGTTCGAACTTATGTTGGCACAATCGAATTTAATTTCTGGCGTGTTGGTAGATTTGAAAGTAGAAAACGTGCTTTAACGAAAAGTGCCTATTTCGTCGTTTTTGAGGCTAAATAAAACCGTTAAACTTGAATATATTTGAGGAAACGATTGTGAAATCGAGTAATGGATACCTGTTCCAGGCCTCCCGCAGTCAGTCCAGTACCCGACCTTTATTTGGAAGTAACCACATGACAGCGACCCGACGTCCATGTGGCATCCGATAGGCTTGCATTGGGACTCCAGCTTTTAAGGACATACAACAAAGAATTTCacgcatatttaaatatatatagaaaCTTATAGTTGTGCAAAAGGAACACCTTTGGAAAACTCTTTCAAATCAGGCATGTTGATTTTGTTGTATAAAATATTCACTTTAATTAccaaattatgtttgtttattcaCTGTATTGGAGGTTATAATGTTAATGATAATGAAGATCATCCCGATTACCTTACAAATGCATCCCAGACAGGCCTGCGACACCAGACCTGGAGCAAATTTAACTTCCGGGTCACCTGCTTCAGAAACAGACACCAGACCTGGGGCAAATTTCACTGCCGGGTCAACTGCTTCACCAAAGGTCATCTCAGCATCTACATATATAGTTTTCGCAAATAACGTTAAAATTTGATTTCTTCccgtatttgtgtgtgtgttttcagaGTCAACATCGCGTCAGTGTGATTGTATTCTAGTAATTACTGAGAAATCGTAACCACTCCGGTTATTCCGGTAAACAGAGATTTACGTTTCGTTTGTTGGATGGTACACATGTAATTAAAGTAATATGGAAACACATCAAACCAAAAAAATAAGTCTTGATGGAATAACCATGATTGCATTCGTCCTCGTGACTTAAAAGAGGCCGGTTAACATATACAAAAGTCATAAACGGAAAGTATTTGCGGCAATGTAAGTCTTTGGAGTTTATTCTACGCTGATAATATAATAAAGATGGCAAGaagataaaatataaatgttttgaatCAAAAACTGATGATGATTTTTGCTCATGAAGTTAATGAAACAGCAAAGAATTATGAAACACcgtacattaaacaataaaaaaagtgaaACAAAACGTTCATTAAACAATGAAGAAAAGTGAAATAGGAATTTAATGAACCAATTAAGAATAATGAAACatgaaattaatgaaacaataaagaaTAGTGAAAGCGGatgttaatgaaacaataaagaaAACTGAAACAGGACGTTAATTAAACAATACAGAATAGTGAAACAAATTGTGACTGATAATTAGCTGAGAGGAAATCTTAATGCGcagttaaatgaaatatatattttttttataagtaacTCAGCTAAATAATCAAAGTTAGGCTTTAATGTTCTTACTATacgaaataactttttttaaataaaccctGCTTCTTTTTAAAGTAAAGTATAACTTTAATATAGCATTCATTAATAGCATCCCATGTGTATTTTGAACGAATGTATTGAACTGCCATGTAcaacatgtgttttatttgttaattgaaCTTCTAAAATTCGACGAAGGAAACACGTTTTAACAATATAAGCTTCCATCCCAAACACAGCCTATTGAGGttaccattaaaaaaacaatatccaCGTACCGTCTGAATCGATTTCTTGCTCATAGACTCGCTTATTGGTGTCCCCATCGAGCAAATCTCTGTCAACCTCATTCCAGACGTCAGGTTGATATTCAACATTGAGGTCCGCGCGAGGCTCTGATTCTACGGCTTCCAGGTCCACCTCCCAATCGTCTATGACGTTACCATGTGCACCGAGTAGCGCAATAAGCGTCAGAAGATACACGGTCTTTGGCCAACTTGCCATTGAAAAAAAGCAACCGACTCAGATATAAGAAGCGATTATAAATCTGGTATTAAGTGCTGTAGATCAGCAGGCCTTCTTCCTGGTGCGAAGACATTGCTCAATGTTTTATATACTGTGCACAATCGCAACGCTTGAATAAATTCGAAAAGAAACAATTACTTCAAGTATGGTGGCGTTTTGCTGCCGCCAGAATCATTCTTTATGTGTGAATATGTATACAAGTGTTTATTCTATTTCACTTGGGATAAAATGCTcacattttacattttcattaaGACATAAAAAGAGCAACTGTGGAAGGTCACTGACCAAAACAAATAACTCAGACTTGCAATTTATTAGGTGCAaattttaaccctttatcacttagatacgtgtttgaagcatttgcagtcccttagggagttaaattttattcaagaccttttttactagattcaagtttgaaaggcttcactcacaacccttagatactgatgagcagcaaacagcataaaccctgaacacactgcgagtaactcgccattttcattttgcttctgagtgggaaagggataattGAGGTTCCGAGCTTTTCCGAAATTTCTCTGCCGAAAGCCTATTTTCGAGGGTTGCCACAATTTTGGCAAATAGATTTCCTTACACGtaaaattaaaattgtgtgttgttgtttaacAGAGCCCTATggctattttattaaatgtaaactCACCTACAAGAAAATAGAAAATCGGCTCTAAAGGTTCTCTTTGATTCAACAATTATTATGTAGCTTTTTATTGATAATGATTGCATTACTTTAAGCGGGAAATAATaagattaatataataattgttatgttttcaatgatttttttcaaagtgatACATGATTTTGGGTTAAACAAAATACCAAAAACCCGTCTTTTCCTCTCAAATTATATCCGGTTTTAAGAAACCCTTTACACGTTTAATAAATTAGTTGAGTCCATTGCCTAAAAACAAGTCTAAATGagcttttaatgttttatattttacttaaaagCGATTTCAGACGAGAAAAAACGAGAAGATAAAACTTAGAAAAAAATGAGATAATAATGTGTACTTACGGACCAACaaaaagatatacatgtacagaCCAACTGTCATTTTTATCCTGGAATAACCGACGTATTTGATTTGTTTAATCACAGCAAAGTACAAACTACTGCATCAAATACTATTTTCTGTCATTTTCAGTTGCCTTGAATGCAAAAtaacatgtgttaaatatataaGTATTCTAACAAAGTATCCACAACTGTCATCATGAAAGTTTTCGTTGTTGCATACAGAACGACATCTTATGTATCCAAAAACCACTTATGTATTCCCTTTTGTGAATTGCAGTCGTTCCAACAagatttaaatattgaaatatatcaaaATGGATACAATACCCGACTGTTATGAGaaacaattttgataaaatacgAAATGCTACCCACAACGTCTATCTAGAACAGCACAAGGAAAACGATTTCGGGACGGAGTGTCAAGAATAATCTGTATTAAGCACAAAATTACCATATATTACGTGTGTGCGGTCGAAAAGCATTGAGCTTTTTAGGAGAAAGGTCACCAAGTAGAGCATATATGTGAAAAATTcttcaaaaatcaaaacaaatcaCCTCTTTAGGCTTCATTCTGACAGTTTCCTGTCAATTTATGTATCTCCGAAATTACAACTTATGATTTTACGCGTACTCCTATAAGGGATTCATAAGTTGGTTTACCGGGCGTGAAGACAAACGAACGTCAAAGGCCTCATACACAGACCCACGCGAGTGGTGATAAAACGAACACTCGCGCGTCAACAATGAGGTGACAGCGCGTTTACTCACCGTGCTTCTGCGTTCTGCGCGTCACACTAACTTTACCTCTGCGTTCTGCGCGTCACCCTAATCGTGCCTCTGCGTTGTGCGCGTCACACTAACCGTTCCTCTGCGTTCTGCGCGTCACATTAACGGTGCATCTGCGTTCTGCGCGTCACACTAACCGTGCCTCTGCGTTCTGAATAAACTTTCACCATACGGATGAATATGCCTTGGTAACTCAAAATCATGCGTCCGGTCTGAGGCTTGCATCTTACGCATTTGGGTTGTTACAAAGCCTTCCCAAATATGTTTCTGAAGGTGGAGTTAATTTCCTTTCGCAGATGTGAAAATGGCTAGGCAGTGAAAAAATGTCACTATAATAATGCAGGTTCAACTGTGAAATTGAATCTGGGATAACAGtgcaaaatgcatgtgtgtaaagtgcctgTGCTGTCCACGCATGCAAAAAGGACGAttctttccgcctttatggtattttttcgtttaaatggagTCACTTCTTAGCGAAAACCCAGTTagggtggaaagtgttgtccttgattagcctgtgcagactgcacatgttaatctaagGCGAAACTTAACGAACATTCATTAAGTctcgttttcccagaacgatacTCAATTGTAAACAGTAATGatcgtatttattttaaacatttaactcaCTTGAAACTAACGTGTACTATTTTCTGTGGCTCAAAACACATACAAAACCAACGTTTGTAATTTGATCTTTAACAACCTTATTGCGTTATACTGTACGGTGCTTTGTCTCTGAAGCTTTTTGATACAGACGTGATGTAGTTGATACTTGTCCTCAGAA
Protein-coding sequences here:
- the LOC127844585 gene encoding invertebrate-type lysozyme-like, which gives rise to MASWPKTVYLLTLIALLGAHGNVIDDWEVDLEAVESEPRADLNVEYQPDVWNEVDRDLLDGDTNKRVYEQEIDSDDAEMTFGEAVDPAVKFAPGLVSVSEAGDPEVKFAPGLVSQACLGCICKLESQCKPIGCHMDVGSLSCGYFQIKVGYWTDCGRPGTDWKSCADDIQCSSQCVQNYMRRYASYYRCPATCEGYAREHNGGPNGCHNPRTIPYWNKLKRIPGCQNM